ATGCTGGTCGCCCGAAGACGTATGTTCATCTCGGATGGTCAAATCGCCCAATTTACCAGTGGCGCAAGTTTTGCTGGCACTCCATCAGATGGCGATCTGGCGATACTTCACATACTGGGCTGCCAGCGTGGCTGGCCTCAACGGCGCGTAGTTGTAACTTTAACAACGGCTCGATTCGGGGCAATTAAGcttactaaatatataagttagagTTCTATAGGtagtttcttcttttatttcAGCTGTATTACAAGAATTCACCACTTCCATTCTTAATATGCATCTGGAGATAAAATGGCGGGCTGCTATTTCCTCCTCTCCATCGGCAGTGACAGGTGCAGATTCATTGGCGTGCCTGCCACTGCGGGACCCTTCAGGCGGCGCCTTGCCCTTCTGAACGCGTGCACGGACCAAGAGGTAAACAAGTGAGAGTGCTTACTGGTCCAATGGCCTGGAAGGAACCGCCCTGCCCCTTGTTTACCCCCCCTGCTGGGCCCTGGAGCCGTGGCGGTGAACAATTTCACCCTCTaccctccagctccaaacAAAAATCAACATCGCCCTTTGGTCTCCttccaacccaacccaacccacTCTTGTCCTCCTCCGTCAAAGCTAGGTCTACTTCAGCTCTTCGACGACTTCGGCCCAtttctctcctccttctctctaCTCCTCCAGATTACATTCATCCACACTCATCAACATGCGTGAGATTGTAAGTACCTCTCTTTTTAAGTTCGTGTTGTGCTGTTGCACGCGTTGAGTTTATCATGCCCCTGATTCTACCCCGCTGGGCGGTGGCAGCTCAACGACAATGCACGATAGCTACCAGCTTTACCATACCTTCTGTCAAGACAAGAAGCTAATCAGATCTCTTCTCTACAATAGGTTCACCTCCAGACCGGTCAGTGCGTAAGTGCTCATCGCTTCCTCAACGTCGCATGCGGGGGATGCTCACAATGTTTATCAGGGTAACCAAATCGGTGCTGCTTTCTGGCAAACCATCTCTGGCGAGCACGGCCTCGACAGCAATGGTGTCTACAACGGTACCTCCGAGCTCCAGCTCGAGCGCATGAGTGTCTACTTCAACGAGGTATGCATTAACAGTCAATGTCAAGAATTCCCAAGCTCACACAACTAGGCCTCTGGCAACAAGTATGTTCCCCGAGCCGTCCTCGTCGATCTTGAGCCTGGTACCATGGACGCCGTCCGTGCTGGTCCCTTCGGTCAGCTCTTCCGTCCCGACAACTTCGTTTTCGGTCAGTCCGGTGCTGGAAACAACTGGGCCAAGGGCCACTACACTGAGGGTGCCGAACTTGTCGACCAGGTCCTCGACGTCGTCCGCCGTGAGGCCGAGGGCTGCGATTGCCTCCAGGGTTTCCAGATCACCCACTCTCTCGGTGGTGGTACCGGTGCCGGTATGGGTACTCTGCTCATTTCAAAGATCCGCGAGAAATTTCCCGACCGAATGATGGCCACCTTCTCCGTCGTTCCCTCCCCCAAGGTCTCTGACACCGTCGTTGAGCCCTACAATGCTACCCTCTCCGTCCACCAGCTGGTCGAGAACTCCGATGAGACCTTCTGTATCGATAACGAGGCCCTCTACGATATCTGCATGCGCACCCTGAAGCTGTCCAACCCCTCCTACGGTGACCTCAACTACCTCGTTTCTGCTGTCATGTCCGGTGTCACCACCTGTCTCCGTTTCCCCGGTCAGCTGAACTCCGACCTCCGAAAGCTCGCCGTCAACATGGTGCCTTTCCCTCGCCTACACTTCTTCATGGTTGGCTTTGCTCCTCTGACCAGCCGTGGTGCTCACTCTTTCCGCGCAGTCAGCGTTCCTGAGTTGACCCAACAGATGTTCGACCCCAAGAACATGATGGCCGCTTCGGACTTCCGCAACGGTCGCTACCTGACCTGCTCGGCCATTTTGTGAGTGAACCCGATTTTGCACATAGGAATTACTTGCTAACTTTATACAGCCGTGGCCGTGTCGCTATGAAGGAGGTCGAGGACCAGATGCGCAACGTCCAGAACAAGAACTCTTCTTACTTCGTTGAATGGATTCCCAACAACATCCAAACAGCCCTTTGTGCCATCCCTCCCCGAGGACTTACGATGTCCTCGACCTTCATCGGAAACTCCACCTCTATCCAGGAGCTCTTCAAGCGTGTTGGTGAGCAGTTCACTGCCATGTTCCGACGCAAGGCTTTCTTGCATTGGTATACTGGTGAGGGTATGGACGAGATGGAGTTCACTGAGGCCGAGTCTAACATGAATGATCTTGTCTCCGAATACCAGCAGTACCAGGATGCTGGtattgatgaggaggaagaggagtaCGAGGAGGAGCTCCCTGAGGGCGAGGAGTAAACATGCTCCACAATGTGCTGAAATAACTGGCCGCTATGTTATGTTTGTCGTATAGCCGGCCTGCAACTTCTTTTCGAGTGTAGTTGTTGTAATTCTGGGGTTAAGATATCCTCAATAGTGGCAGTACACTATAGTTGTATGAGCCGAATAAAATTCCAAGAGTACTATTGTACCAATTCAATTCTCAAAGATGGTGAACCTAGCACTAACTAATTTAAACTGGTCACAAGCCAGTTTCGCCGAGTTCTCGAAATGTTTCTGTGACATGAAGTTAAGCATCGGCAATCGGACCACATTGACCGACGGACCCTTGGTGTAAGTTATCATAGTGAGCACGTGATGCCATGACTAAGCGCGAAAAGTTGAGCTTGTCAACCTCGTTCGACGAGCCAATACTGCTGCACGCCCACGGCAGCCATCTCGACACCAATGGCCGCCATGTTTACTCCCAGCCGGGGGAGGGCAATTGGACGAGCCATTGCGGCCTCGTCGTCTGGCCCTGTCACCCTCCCTAGCTTCCTGGTGCCAGCATGGCAAGCGACAGCACCCAAGATCGCATCTTCCCAAGCCGCCATTGCCCTCTTCTCCACGACCTCGAAGCGACCATCCAAGCTGGGAAGAACCCCTCTATCGATCCCTCCTGGCGTAGAGCTATCTGTTGGCGAGCCGGTTGCGAGCAGGGACTTGACATCATACAAGAAGGTGTACAAGAAAACCATCACTGTAAAGGGACCTTTAGGTATGAGGGAACGGCATGTAGAAATGAGGGGAACAATTGCTAACGGATGTTAGGAGAGCTTGACCTGGAAGTTCCGGAATATGTGCAGGTGACGCAAGATCCTGAGGCCAAGGTGGTGTCGTTGAATGTCCAGGACACTGACGCCAAGGACCAAAAAGCCATGTGGGGTATGTTCACCGGTTATCATCACGCTTGATGGCATTGGGGCTGACAATTGGATAGGAACAACATGGTCTTACCTAAGGAACTATATAATGGGTGTCTCGGAAGGGCACACGGCCATTCTCCGTCTCGTCGGTGTCGGTTATAGAGCGAGTGTCGAAGAGCGAGGTGCTAAAGAGGAATTTCCTGGGCAGCGCTTCCTGTGCCTCAAGCTCGGGTTTACTCATCCTGTCGAGGAGGGCATCCCTCGCGGCGTGACCGTGACAACTCCTGCGCCTACACGTATCCTGATTGAGGGAATTGACCGCGAGACCATCATGTCGTTTGCTGGACGAGTTCGCATGTGGCGTCCTCCGGAGCCTTACAAGGGCAAGGGCGTGTTTATTAACGACCAGACGATCaagctgaagcagaagaagatcaaatAGAGAGGTGGTATGTGGGAATTTATACTGGCCAGCTTGGTGGCTTGGCCTATTGGACGCAGCTGGCGTGTGTATTCTAGTATCATGTACAGATTTGTGTGTACTATTTGACGAGGCATATACAAAACTACACTTTCTGCTTTGAAATTCTCGCTTTCATTCAAGTCATGTCCGTTTGTTTTCCTATTTATTTTTCCTTACGACTGCTTGGCGCTCAGAACCTCTTGAACAGCTTCGAGAACCTTGCCGTGAACAGCAGCAGGAGCAGCAATGACGCCCTTGTTGTTGGCCAGAGTGCGTCCTACGCTGAAGTCGAGACGCTTTCCGTGAATGTCAGTCACTTGGCCACCAGCCTCACGAACAATGAGATCACCGGCAGCGTGATCCCAGATCTTCTCCTGATATGTGGCCTTGACAGGCAGACGGAGGTAGATGTCGCCAGCACCGCGGGCAATAGAGCCATACTTAGCCTGGCTGTCCATGCGGACACTTTCCTGGGTGATACCAAGCTTCTTCGAGATAAGAGCTTGGTCATCATGCGCTGAGTGGCCTGCCTCAACGCTCTCGCAGAAGGTAGCCTTGGAGAGGTCATCAATGCTTCGCATGGAGATAggcttctcagcagcaagagcGCCAGAAGTAAGAGGCCGGCTGTTCGCGCCACGGCCCTGCACAGCAGAGAAAACAACACCACGACCCTCATCGGTGGCATTAGAGCCAATGTCGGAGGTCAGACGGGCTGAATCGTCAACTGGAAGGTTAGGGCAGCCAAGGACACCGACCTTGACGTCGCCATCGACCATGAGACCAAGGCAGACAGCGTATTGTCCACCACGGAGGAAGCCCTTTGTTCCGTCAATGGGATCAATTGCCCAGATACGACCGCTGGAACCACCCTGGCTGCCACCTCTGTCGATCAATTCCAACATATCGTCGACATCCTTAATAGGACCACCGAGTTGCTTctcagcatcttcattgtCGAGCTTTGTAGAGCTGACGAGCTCCCAGATAGTCTGCTTCAGGTTCGCATCGTCACGGAGCTGCgcagcctcctcctcggcgACGATAGCGTCGTCGGGGAAGTTGTGGCGGAGagcggcgatgatgagggcCTGGGCGCCAAAGTCGCCAATGGTGACAGGGCTCTTGTCATTTTTGTCAACGGTTCCCTTTGCCTTTTCGTGGAAGACGCGCTTGGTAAGGATCGTAGCACGCTGAACGGCCAATTGGGCGATCTGAAGCTCTGAGGCGTAGGATGGAGAAGCCATGGTTGTGAGCGGTCGTTGGAGAAGGATAAGATGGGAAGAGAGTTGGCGGAGACGGGGGATGAAGGCTGGCGAAATAAGGATAGCCAGGATGAGGGTCaataagaaaagaataaagaatctagagaagaagaactttgGCGTAGCAGTGGGCATACAAGGCAACGAAATGTAAGCTAAGTAGCTACTAAGTAACGTGGGATGGCGCAATTGTCCTTGTGTTTTTTATGGTGGTGTTAGAGCTTAGAGCAGACACTGGTTGGTCTCTTTCGGGCCGTCGGGCGGGTCGTCGGGCTCTAGATGAAGGCAATTGGGCCTAATTAGAGTGGGATGTggattgattgattgatctgagagacgaagaggaagagaaaaagaagtgGGATGAGCTGTTGAGAAGTCTGAAGTCTGAGTATGTAAGCTGCGACGTTAAAAGAGTTGTTTCAGTTATGGTGTAACTGGAAGCGGAATACAGCTCGAATGCGTCAATTAAATCAAGATTTATTTCAAAAGAAGCCAAAACATGTCAAACAGAAAAGTCAAGTTACCTAGATTTATCATTATATACATCCATAATGGAAGCTCTATTGCCAAGGTAGTCCTACAATGGCAAGATAGCTCTCTCAAGCCAACCCCGCCATCAGAACTCCGATATCGATGAGGAGGGgcatctctctctctcccaTCCCCACTAACAGTTTTTCCCCTGCTCGTAGCGGAACCACCCGATTGGCTGGACTTTTCAAGCATCAATTCTGCCCAGTTCATacaatcaatcaatctcAAGGCGTCATCTCAACTTGACATTCAACACGATCGATCCTCTTTGTCTCCCTCCGACCAACCACTGTCACCCGAAATGGCCTCTTCTCCAGCCTCACTACGCTCTCTCTACCGCTCCCTCCTTCGCGAGCTACCACCTCGACCCATTCTCGCCTCACCACGCTCTCCTCTTCACTCCCGCCTTCGAGATTCCTTttcttccagctccaaaGCGGCGACATCGCAAGACGCCCGCGCCCACGCTGCTGCCCAAGCCATCGCCTATCTCCGATCTCAGCGCATGTATGCCACGTTACTCGAGCGTTATAACCCTGGTATGGGtatggatgaggaggagcgTGTTCGCTTGACTGCTAGGAGGGTCGGCATGGATTTGCCAGTTGAGTACAAGTAAATGGTTGACGACGAAATGAAAATGGGAAAAGAGACGGGAAAGGGGATGGAAAAGGGCTTCAAGGACCATGAATCATCAAAGAGAAACGAACCATGACTTATCAAGCCATCGAATGAATCTAAACACCAAGCGCCAAGCGATTTCAACAGCGAATCTACAGATGGGAGAATAGGCCAGATGGCATCCAGCACTCAAGAATATGGCGGTGGAGAAAAAGGCTTAGATTCAGCCCACACCCTTCAGTGTACGAATAAGTGTATGGAACAGAAAAGACAGACGCAATACCCGGGCATCACTCGATTATGAAGAACATCCATTTCGTCATCATATCTCATATAAAAGGACATCTTTGGTCCAGGATCAACAAATTATATACAGAATAATATCGTTTCCAATCATCAAGCCCATTTGGCTCAGGGGTATCAACTTCTACTCATTTCACTTAACGTTCTAGACACTGCCCACACCTCTATCTTCGAGCGACTCATCCCAGCCACCCATTTGCAACAGCCACCCTCCTAGGCGCTCTTTCACGAGCGTAATGTTATCGCCTAATGCGCTCTTCCATTGATCTTGAACGAGACGGACCTTTTCCTTCAGATCCTCGGTAAGTCGGCGTTCTTCTGATTGTCGCATTTGCACCACCTGTGCATTGCTGTCTGCCTTGGGAATTGCGTTTCCGTTCTCATCTTGGGTCTGCGTCTCGAGGACCTTGCCTTTGGCGTGAACCACAGCCTCTTTGACCTCGTGAAGTAGACACAACAGGTTGGTGTGCGATTCGATGAACTGGTATGTGCTCTTCTCGGCGTGAAGCAGCAAGCTAAAAAGATACTGCATCGGATGCTCGACGTAGGATGGGTTTTCTTCAATTTCCGATGCTGGAATCTGGATGTTGAAACCATCCAGATCGAGAGGAATATTGTCCAGTAGCTCACAAAGCGGAGGCGCAATATCCCAAAACGCCGACAGCTGCAGTGCAACACCATGGTCCACAGCCTTTTCAACCACTCCTCGGAAGTCTCGGGTCCGTTCCAGAACCTCGTGAGCGAACGCATATTCACGCTTGGCCGAGTCTTCAGCAAAGAAAGCCTCAGCTGACTTGAGTTTCTCAGTATTTCCGGAAAGTCGGTAAGGAGTCAGTACAACCTCGCAGTATCGGCCGTTGCGATCAGAAAGAAGATCGTAGATGGCCCGGTAAAGACCCTCTCGTGCCTCAAAGACCCATTTAAGCAGCGTCAATTTTTCCAGAAGTTCTGGTCTATCATCACCCTCTTCCTGCGGCATGTCCGCGTCTATCTGCCCGTTATCGAATAGGTGTCGGGCTAGATCGTCAAACAGCTCTGTGGCGCTTGAGATACGCCCTGTCAGTAGTTCGTTCAAAGGCAGTACCACCTGATTCTGGAACAATTCGTATTCGGACTTTTCCAAGTCCTTTTTCTTTGTTATCTCGCTGGCTTTTGCATCAGCATCAATAGCTCCTGCATCAGCATAACTCAAGCTGCCAGCATTGATCTCATTCTGCAAGTTTGTACGCAAAGCTTGACGGCGCTCAGACGCTGCTTTGGAAAATTGTTCTCGACGTTTGGTGCTCTCGACAGTGAACCGCTCCTTTGTCTTGGCCAATTCATCGAGTTGACTCAGAGCTCGCACGGCTGTTCTGATGGATGTCAACTCAGGATGTTTGTTATTGACAGCGGGATGGTGTCTTGGATAAGGAGGAGGCATGGTGACAAGGCGGGAAACATCCAGGTGGTCGCGGTTGATCGTCGAACAGGGACTAGAACCCATGTTTGACGTGGTGGCGAAGCCAAATTGTTGAGGAGTCAAGTTGGGCTCCGACTGATCATGCCAGCCCGTCTTCTCAGGAGGATACTCGGATGAAGAGCCTTGCTCCTCGTATACCACAGACGGCTGGTCCTCCTCAACCCACTGTGTCTTGGTTACGC
This genomic stretch from Fusarium oxysporum f. sp. lycopersici 4287 chromosome 2, whole genome shotgun sequence harbors:
- a CDS encoding tubulin beta chain, encoding MREIVHLQTGQCGNQIGAAFWQTISGEHGLDSNGVYNGTSELQLERMSVYFNEASGNKYVPRAVLVDLEPGTMDAVRAGPFGQLFRPDNFVFGQSGAGNNWAKGHYTEGAELVDQVLDVVRREAEGCDCLQGFQITHSLGGGTGAGMGTLLISKIREKFPDRMMATFSVVPSPKVSDTVVEPYNATLSVHQLVENSDETFCIDNEALYDICMRTLKLSNPSYGDLNYLVSAVMSGVTTCLRFPGQLNSDLRKLAVNMVPFPRLHFFMVGFAPLTSRGAHSFRAVSVPELTQQMFDPKNMMAASDFRNGRYLTCSAIFRGRVAMKEVEDQMRNVQNKNSSYFVEWIPNNIQTALCAIPPRGLTMSSTFIGNSTSIQELFKRVGEQFTAMFRRKAFLHWYTGEGMDEMEFTEAESNMNDLVSEYQQYQDAGIDEEEEEYEEELPEGEE
- a CDS encoding 3'(2'),5'-bisphosphate nucleotidase; amino-acid sequence: MPTATPKFFFSRFFILFLLTLILAILISPAFIPRLRQLSSHLILLQRPLTTMASPSYASELQIAQLAVQRATILTKRVFHEKAKGTVDKNDKSPVTIGDFGAQALIIAALRHNFPDDAIVAEEEAAQLRDDANLKQTIWELVSSTKLDNEDAEKQLGGPIKDVDDMLELIDRGGSQGGSSGRIWAIDPIDGTKGFLRGGQYAVCLGLMVDGDVKVGVLGCPNLPVDDSARLTSDIGSNATDEGRGVVFSAVQGRGANSRPLTSGALAAEKPISMRSIDDLSKATFCESVEAGHSAHDDQALISKKLGITQESVRMDSQAKYGSIARGAGDIYLRLPVKATYQEKIWDHAAGDLIVREAGGQVTDIHGKRLDFSVGRTLANNKGVIAAPAAVHGKVLEAVQEVLSAKQS